The genomic segment ACAGCGGCCCAAGGCTTGCCCCCTCCCTAAAAAGTTGATATAGTTGCGCTCAAGTTTCCTGGCATCAACCTCGCCAGAGACCCCTTTTCAGAGTCATCTCGGGCGTTACAAAGGAGCCTTCATGCCCACTGCCAACCAACCCACCCCGCTGCCTGCCAACGTGCCCGTGTGCCCGGTGCGCGGCAGCGTCATCTACCCGACGATGGTGCAGCATATCGACGCCAGCCGTGCCCTTTCGATCAATGCGATCGAGGCGGCCATGGCGGGCGACAAGGTCATCCTGATCGTGTCGCAGCGCGACAAGGATGTGGACGACCCGCAGGGCGCCGACCTGTACGACGTGGGCACCGCCTGCAACGTGCTGCGCGTTCGCAAAAACCCCGACGGCACCGTGCAGATGCTGGTCGCCGCCGTGTCGCGCGCCCGCGTGACCCGCTACGAGCGGGGCGAGTACCTCACCGCCGATGTGGAAGCGCTGCCCACCGAGACGGGCGACACTGTCGAGCTTCAGGCGCTCGCCCGCGAGCTGCGCGAGAAGTTCGAGACGGTGGCCCAGGGAGGCCGCATCGGGGCCGAGAGTGTTCAGGCCATTCAGGGCAAGGACGATCCCGGCGAGATGGCCGACCACATCGCCTTTAACCTCGACTTCAAGCTGGAAGACAAGCAGGCGGTGCTAGAAGCCGCCCGCCTGACTGACCGCGTGCGCCGGGTGCTGACGCTGCTCGATACCGAGCAGGAGGTGCAGGCGGTGCAGGCCCGCATCCGCGCCCAGGTCAAGGAAGAGATCGACAAGAACCAGCGCGAGTACTACCTGCGCGAGCAGATGAAGGTCATTCAGAAGGAGCTGCAGGGCGGCGACGACGGCGAGGAGGGCGACGAGGCCGAAGCCTTCCGCGCCAAGATCGACGCGCTGGGGCTGTCCCCCGAGGTCAAGAAGGAGATTGACCGCGAGGTGAACCGCCTCGCCCGGATGCACCCCGACGCCGCCGAAGCGTCCGTGATCCGCACCTACCTGACCTGGGTCACCGAACTGCCCTGGAACGTGCGCAGCGACGACCGCCTCGACGTGGCCGAGGCGGCCGGCATCCTGGACGAGGACCACTACGGGCTAGAGAAGGTCAAGGACCGGGTGCTGGAGTTCCTGGCCGTGCGCCGCCTGCGCCGCGAGCGGGCCGAGCGCGGCGAGCTGGACGCCGCCGAGGTCAACAAGGGGCCGATTCTGGTGTTCACCGGCCCTCCCGGCGTGGGCAAGACGAGCATCGCGCAGTCCATCGCCAAGTCGCTGGGGCGCAAGTACGTCCGCATCGCGCTGGGCGGCGCCCGCGACGAGTCGGACATCCGGGGCCACCGCCGCACTTACATCGGGGCGATGCCGGGGCGCATCATCCAGGGCATCCGCACGGCGGGCACCAAGAACCCGGTGATCCTGCTCGACGAGGTGGACAAGCTCGGCAGCAGCTACCAGGGCGACCCCTCGGCGGCGCTGCTCGAAGTCCTCGACCCCGCGCAGAACCAGCACTTCACCGACCACTACATGGGTGTGCCCTTCGACCTCTCGGAAGTGATGTTCATCGCCACCGCCAACTACCCTGAGCAGATCCCGGCGGCGCTGATGGACCGCATGGAGGTCATCGAGTTCTCCTCCTACATCGAGCAGGAGAAGCTGGAGATCGCCAAGCGCTACCTGCTGCCCCGGCAGCTCACGGCCAACGGCCTGAAGCCCAACCAGATCAGCTTCACGGACGCGGCGCTGGAGCGGCTGATCAGCCACTACACGCGGGAAGCGGGCGTGCGCAACCTCGAGCGCGAGATCGGCACCGTGGCCCGCAAGGTCGCCCGCCGCATCGCCACGGGCGAGGTCAAGCGCGTCAAGGTGACCGACAAGGAACTCGACCGTTACCTCGGCCAGGCCCGCCACGTGCCCGAGACCGAGGGGCAGGAGGACAAGGTGGGTGTCTCGACCGGGATGTTCTACACGCCGGTGGGCGGCGACATCCTGTTCGTGGAAACCAGCGTGATGCCCGGCAAGGGCTTGGTGCTGACCGGGCAGCTCGGCGACGTGATGAAGGAATCGGCCCGCGCCGCGCTGACCTACATCAAGACCAACGCCGAACGCTTCCACATCGACCGCGAGCGCATCGAGAACTCCGAGATCCACATCCACGTTCCGGCGGGCGCGATTCCCAAGGAAGGTCCCTCGGCGGGCGGCGCCATGGTCACCTCCCTGATCTCGGCCCTGAGCGGCATCCCCGCCCGGCACGACGTGGCGATGACCGGCGAGATGACGCTGACCGGGCGCTACCTGCCCATCGGCGGGCTGAAGGAGAAGGTGCTGGGTGCCCGCCGCGCCGGAATCAAGCACATCATCATGCCGGGGGCGAACGAGGGCGACCTGCGCGACATCCCGGTACATCTGCGCTCCTCCATGCGCTTCCACCCCTGCGAGACGGTGGATCAGGTGCTCGACGTGGCCCTGGTGGGTGGCCTGAAGGCCCTGGAAACCCCGCGCGGCGAGGCCACCGAGGTCGCTGCCCCGCCCGCCAAGCGCCGGGCGACCCGCCGCAGCACGGGCGCGAGCGCGTAAAGTCTTCTTCCCTCATCTCCGGCCTCCCGTTGCCTTCCGGCGGCAGGAGGTCCGTTCTTGTGACCCGGCCCGGCTCAGGCCCCACTATCCTGAGCCCATGACCGTCCCGCTGACGTTCCTGGTGGCGAGCCCCCATCTGCGCGGCAGCGCCTTCGAGGGCGCCGTGATCCTGCTGCTGGAACACGACGCGTCGGGCGCGATGGGCCTGCTCGTCAATGCGCCCCTGACCCAGAGCGTGGCTGAGCTGCTGCCCGATGCCCCCACCACCGGGGCAGGCACCGCCTGGGCGGGCGGCCCGGTTGAGCCAGGGGTGGGCTGGTGCCTGTACCGGGAAGCGCTGAACCTGCCCGGCGAGGTGCGGCTGGCCCCCGGCCTGTACGTGACGAGCAGCCTGGACGTGCTGCACGCGGTGATGGCCTCGGACCAGCCTTACATGCTGCTGCTGGGC from the Deinococcus sp. NW-56 genome contains:
- a CDS encoding YqgE/AlgH family protein; the encoded protein is MTVPLTFLVASPHLRGSAFEGAVILLLEHDASGAMGLLVNAPLTQSVAELLPDAPTTGAGTAWAGGPVEPGVGWCLYREALNLPGEVRLAPGLYVTSSLDVLHAVMASDQPYMLLLGYSGWGAGQLTEEAREGTWLWVEQDMPELIWDVPVGERWQAALDRLGVNPGTIMPGGAQA
- the lon gene encoding endopeptidase La, encoding MPTANQPTPLPANVPVCPVRGSVIYPTMVQHIDASRALSINAIEAAMAGDKVILIVSQRDKDVDDPQGADLYDVGTACNVLRVRKNPDGTVQMLVAAVSRARVTRYERGEYLTADVEALPTETGDTVELQALARELREKFETVAQGGRIGAESVQAIQGKDDPGEMADHIAFNLDFKLEDKQAVLEAARLTDRVRRVLTLLDTEQEVQAVQARIRAQVKEEIDKNQREYYLREQMKVIQKELQGGDDGEEGDEAEAFRAKIDALGLSPEVKKEIDREVNRLARMHPDAAEASVIRTYLTWVTELPWNVRSDDRLDVAEAAGILDEDHYGLEKVKDRVLEFLAVRRLRRERAERGELDAAEVNKGPILVFTGPPGVGKTSIAQSIAKSLGRKYVRIALGGARDESDIRGHRRTYIGAMPGRIIQGIRTAGTKNPVILLDEVDKLGSSYQGDPSAALLEVLDPAQNQHFTDHYMGVPFDLSEVMFIATANYPEQIPAALMDRMEVIEFSSYIEQEKLEIAKRYLLPRQLTANGLKPNQISFTDAALERLISHYTREAGVRNLEREIGTVARKVARRIATGEVKRVKVTDKELDRYLGQARHVPETEGQEDKVGVSTGMFYTPVGGDILFVETSVMPGKGLVLTGQLGDVMKESARAALTYIKTNAERFHIDRERIENSEIHIHVPAGAIPKEGPSAGGAMVTSLISALSGIPARHDVAMTGEMTLTGRYLPIGGLKEKVLGARRAGIKHIIMPGANEGDLRDIPVHLRSSMRFHPCETVDQVLDVALVGGLKALETPRGEATEVAAPPAKRRATRRSTGASA